One part of the Vitis riparia cultivar Riparia Gloire de Montpellier isolate 1030 chromosome 8, EGFV_Vit.rip_1.0, whole genome shotgun sequence genome encodes these proteins:
- the LOC117920533 gene encoding transcription factor MYBC1-like → MREEESNWFSRWEEELPSPEELMPLSQTLITPDLALAFDIRNPNSPQAPPPPLPAPQVTPPPPSQPNSAPEFDSGDLGSGAAGDEPARTLKRPRLVWTPQLHKRFVDAVAHLGIKNAVPKTIMQLMSVDGLTRENVASHLQKYRLYLKRMQGLSAGGGGGGGGGGAGGGAGLAAADPATDHLFASSPVPPHFLHPGRASSEHFLPFVPVAALQQHHHHHQQMAVAAAAVAAHPQLQTQYHHHRQVGHFGSPPNGQFEHPFLPRQSQPVHRMGAPVHSPVPAYVEDLESATATGGRRVLTLFPTGDD, encoded by the coding sequence ATGAGAGAGGAGGAGTCCAATTGGTTTTCCCGATGGGAAGAGGAGCTTCCCTCTCCGGAGGAGTTGATGCCGCTCTCTCAAACCCTAATCACCCCTGATCTTGCCTTGGCCTTTGATATCCGAAACCCCAACAGCCCCCAAGCCCCACCTCCGCCTCTACCCGCACCCCAGGTGACTCCCCCTCCTCCCTCCCAGCCCAACTCTGCCCCCGAATTTGATTCAGGCGATTTGGGGTCCGGGGCTGCCGGCGACGAGCCCGCTCGCACCCTGAAGCGCCCGCGCCTCGTGTGGACGCCCCAGCTCCACAAGAGATTTGTGGACGCTGTGGCCCACTTGGGGATCAAGAATGCGGTCCCTAAGACCATAATGCAGCTCATGAGTGTTGATGGGTTGACTCGGGAGAATGTGGCCAGTCACCTCCAGAAGTATCGCCTCTACCTCAAACGCATGCAGGGACTATCTGCCGGCGGGGGCGGTGGCGGGGGAGGTGGGGGCGCCGGAGGTGGTGCGGGTTTGGCCGCCGCTGATCCGGCCACCGACCATTTGTTTGCGAGCTCTCCGGTGCCTCCCCATTTCTTGCATCCAGGGCGGGCCAGTTCTGAACATTTCTTGCCTTTTGTTCCGGTGGCTGCGTTGCAGCAGCACCATCATCACCACCAGCAGATGGCAGTGGCGGCCGCAGCTGTGGCAGCTCATCCACAGCTGCAGACTCAGTACCATCACCACAGGCAGGTGGGACATTTCGGGTCCCCTCCAAATGGGCAATTTGAGCATCCCTTTCTGCCGAGGCAGTCACAGCCTGTTCACAGGATGGGGGCACCAGTGCACAGTCCGGTACCAGCTTATGTGGAGGACCTGGAATCGGCTACAGCAACTGGAGGGAGAAGGGTGCTAACTCTTTTTCCAACTGGGGAtgattga